The window CATTAAGCAAAAAACATGCGGGTTTCAGTCCATCAAAGCAATCAAATGAGCTTTTGAAGTGCTTGCGACTGCTGAAATCGAGTGAAGTTTGTCGACGTGGGGAAGGTACATGCTTTTTTCATAGAAAGTGAATGTAATATTTTCTTCTTAAAAAGTACAAATCTTTGTAGTTGCTTTATGCTTGTTTTATCGCTATAAGTAAAGCAAATTGTTGGGCCTTAGCATCTCTATTTCTTGTAGTTGTGGCAAAGGTGCAAAAAATGCCAGCTCTGTTATCGCAACGGCGGCCAGTCACAAAAGAGGAAGTATATAATGCTCTTCGAAAGgcaaaatcattcaaatcaaagaatccatTTTTTCATGTAGTTATGTATGACTCTCATGTTTACACAGGCTTTTTTTTGGTAAGCACATACTAATCTATTTCACATTCCAATTTTACTAATTTGAGAATTTGTTTTTACTAATTCACATGTTTGGAAGAATTTGTTTTTACTAATTCGAGAAAGCCATTGCCTGCCTTTTTCATTCATAAATTTTCTCCCTCTTTCATATTTTTGGATGTTACTTCCTGTATAACTAATTCTAAAacctcaatatatatatacatatatattgtttgATTGGATGGATTGATCATATTGCAGAGACGGAAGAGGCCTTGTGCATATCAGTGTCACCTATCTGTCTGAGGTTCTTCAATGCTAAGTTCTATAGTATATTTAGACATGACATTGCAAATACATAGTCATTAATTCCTGTTTATACTAGTCTATACACACTAGCAAGTTGAGGATCTTTGTCTGTTTCACTTGTTTCTGTTCTtggttttagattttggatattcataaaatgatttatatgtatatgtgtgttttCTTTCTATGTGGTTCTGCTCAATCCTTTCAAGTCTAAACTATGTTAAGTGGTATGCAGAATGTTCCTTCATCTTTTGCAAGATTGCACCTTCCCAAGATCTCTCAAAGGATTACTCTATGGGATGAAAATGGGAAGCCGTGGAAGGTGACCTATGTGTGCTGTAGCAACTGCGGCGGCCTAAGTGGTGGTTGGGGAGCCTTTTCTTTCACTCAGAATCTGGAGAAGCATGATGTGTGCGTCTTTGAACTAATTAAGAGATCTCTTATGAAGGTCCATATCTTCAGAGTTGTCGACAAAATAACACCATTGATCCAGAATTTTAGAGTGGAAAGTTAAAATTCTATggcatttttttcttttccatcaGAAGACTGAAAGTATGTTGCTTGATTCTTCTTTTTTAATAAAGACTCAGAATTGTTTGGCGCTCTCATTGTCCAGTTATCCTCTTATGTGTCATCTTGCTCAGTGATTGTCACTGCAGTGTGTTACTGATCATCTAAGCTTTGGAAGAATTATTGGTGTCTAAAGCTGATATTCGAGTATCTGAAACTGTTTTTTGTAATAGCAACTTAGAAGCTTTTACTATGGAATTCTTGCAAGAAACTCTCAGACCATTTAATTGATTTCTTTTCCTTTAACTGATATATAGAAGGAATATTTTATGCCTCTTATCTAAACcactacatataatatatatatatatatatatatatatatatatatatatatatatattacttcttTAATTTCTCTTAAGGAAAATGATCGCTTAAAAATCATTTTTTCTCCAATCTATTCACTTTTGGAGAGAAATTGATTCcctttattttttattctctccAAATTTGCTTGCAAAATATTTCCTTCTTTTGTGCGAGGGAATTTATgccttattttatctttttttcttctcatttcTCTACGTCCAAACATACCTCGAAGTCCACATCAAGGATTCGAATCTTGAGTTGTACTCGCCGGGTGAACTCGACACAGCTCGGACCCGACTCATGTGACATGACAACTAGGTTCATAAATCCGATCCGAGTCACGAGAACAAAGAAAGCATACTTTAATTCGCCATTCCGATCCGACGTGACTCGTTTCGACCCAACGAGGTCGACTCTGGGTCAAGAAATTTTGACCGACTCACGACTCGTCCCGATGGTCTGCGCTAATCAACGTGGGAATCACGTGACAAACGGGTGGCGGTCGGTCTAAACCCCGCACTGCCTCAACCTCAATCGGTTTCGCTTCCCATCGGTTTCCTCACCTCcgccctccgcctccgcctccgcctccacgCATCTATTGCCGTCGCGATTTGCCCCCTTTGCTCGGCTGCGCCTCGCCCTCTCCGTACTCCACGTACGGACGATTGGGCACCGGCTTCCTCCTCTCTGTCCACCACCAAACCCTCCCGAGGGTCAATCTTGGCTGCTTCGAGCGACAGCCGATTGGGGCGAATCTTTTGTTCGTCTAGAGGTTTCGGCATCTTTTTGTttcgctcctcatcttcggataatGGGGGAGGACGGTTGTGCTAAGTTCGTTAATGGTTTGGCGGATGATTTGTTCTTATTCGGATAGTGTACTTGTGCTTTTGTTGCAGAAATTTCGATTAGATCATTGCATTGGTTGTTTGAAGCAATAGAGGATTGAGTTTGAAAGAGGGAGCTCATGGCCGATTGGGGTTAGTTGTCATTGAACTATAGATTTTGGGATGATCGCTTTTTAATTTAGGAAAAAAAGACTAATATGGTTAAGTCTTAAAAAATTAGTcgtaattttgttattcatagtTGTTTGCAGTGGCAAACATGTTTTATTTTTGACTTTAGGAGTAATTAAGATTAATACCATGACTGTCGCCATTGATACTTGTGGGCACAAGTTGTATGCACTCATATCTTGGATGTGATTCAGCACTTACGATTTTGACAATAAGACGCCTGAGATAGAAATAACTGTTAATCTTACAGCTATCATGAATGTCAGAATTCCTACCTTGATCATTGCCTCTCATCAGACATTAGGACCATTAGAATTTCTCGTTTTGGGCTTATTTTGCCGGAATCTGAAGCACTGCTCTTCAGATTTTTTTGACAACATCATAATCTTATCTCtcaaatacttgaattccatttTCTATTGAGATTCATTACTTGTTAACATTTTTCTGTAAGACATACATAGGTTTTATGGGGGAAATAGGTCTTTGATGTGTCTATTTGTGTGATACATCTGTATAAAATGGTGTAGTCTAGTATATGACAGTGTATTTCCTTGCAGGGTGAAGTATCTTGCATCCTTCTTCTGTTTGTGGTCCCTCCTGTGATGTGTTTTGCTAGTATAGCCATGTTCATTTCTTTCTTCATTCTTCTTTCTCAGAAGAAGACGACTTTGAACCAGCGCGGCCAAGTTTAATAACTAATCAGCCAAAGAGTCAGTGGGATGATGAGGATGTGGAAGATGAAGATATCAAAGAATCCTGGGAAGATGAGGAAGTTCCTGTGCAGGTAAAGTTGTTCAAATATGTCCGGTGGCATGATATGCATGTTGGTGATTTCATAGATGTAGTTATGAGATTTTTTTCCCTTCCCGGAATATGTGGATGGTCCTATCGCTATCCTGGAACTTATAATTTGGTTATGGATGATGCTGATGTGAATTAATTAATCTAGTTGTTCTTTAATTGTAGCTTTCCAGTAAAATGTGCTTTGCAGGTAAAATAAAGGTTTTGGTCCACTTGTAATGAAAAGGAAAGTAAATATCCTTGAATATATGTGTAGTTGTGCTCACCCTTCTGTATGTAGGTCAATTTCTGGCATGGGACATTGCATGGTACTGAGGAAATATCGACTAGCAGGTCTGAGGAAATTCATAGTACATAGTGCTGTCTTGTCTTACTGAAATGAAATATGGAACTGGACATTATGTATTTGTACAAGTTAATGATTTAGGTTCACCAAGCAACTAAATTATAAATTGATGTGTTATAGAATTATCCACCTATATCTGCTGGATGTTCGTTGGATGGTTTTTCTATACATATAAGAAAGTTATGGTATTCTTAAAGAAGCCAAATTGACTTGAATCTAATAGTTAATTCGTTGAACAAAAAGAAAACAGTACTCTGTAGCTCTACGGACTGGATTAATATATGTATTTCTACATATTTATGGTAGAATGCTCACATTATCTACATATTATGTTATTTTATCTTCATTTGCTTTTTAAATAGATATTAAAACATCTTCATTGAATATGATAAGAAACTAGAGATGGGGGTTGTTCGGGGATTGTTAGCATTGAGGATTTAGCTTCTTCATTGAACAGTTGGGTTTTTCAAGAAATTGCTTAGGGACACAAGTCTATGGTGCCTTACTATTATCAGTATGGACAAACATCTTCTGTAACATCATCACATGGTAGTGCCTTTCAACTATCTCAAAAGTGCAATAGTTCTTTTGTTGGATCCATGTTTACATTGTCTTGGATGCAGTGACACTGGTGTATCCTCAGCCTCTAACTGCACTCTCACTGGGTTGCTTTTAGGCGTTCCTGCAAAAATGCAGCTCCATTATTGTATATGTCCAATAGTTGCTTTGATTAATTCCTTCACTGCAAACCTCTTTGTTGTTCTCGTTTGGATAAAAGAGTTTTGTGAATCTGTTATTCTAAAACAGTTGAAAGATGTATGTTGGTATTCCGTGGGACAACAGAGGAGGGTGCTAAttttcatatgtatatatgtacatacatatatatagtgagatgtaaattgtgattttgttgatgcagGCACCTAAACCAGAACATGTGGTAGAAACTGCTGCACCAAAGCCAGGTCGCAAAGGCactggaaagaaagaaaaagtaccTGAAGCAAAGACGAGCGAAATTGCTAGTGAAGTTCTAGCAGATCCTCTTGCTGAGAAACTTCGACAACAAAGGTTAAACAATTGTTGTGTTTCTTGTTTATGTTTTCAAGGGATTCACTCTGGGTAATGTCTCCCTTGTGTAGTAATATAATCAGGACAAGATACTAGTTACCTTTATTTTAGCCATTTTGGTCACAGGTGCTTTCATTGGCTAACACGTGACAACTCTTGgcagacttgttgaagaagctgaCTACAAATCAACTGCTGAGTTGTTTGCCAGGAAAGGTGATGAAAAATCCCTAGATAACTTTATTCCCAATTCAGAGGATGATTTCTCAGAGTATGCGGAGCTTCTCTCTCATAAAATCCAGCCTCACGAGGTTTGCAGATCTGTCTGAAgattttttgaatcttttactgGTACCCGTTCTCTTTGTATTGACCTACTTTACTTATTTATTCTTCAGAAAAGCTTTCATTACATAGGCTTTCTTAAAGCCATTATGAGGCTCTCTATGACTTCTTTAAAAGCAGCAGATGCGAAAGAAATAGCTTCTGCTGTTACAGCAATTGCAAATGAAAAactcaaggcagaaaaggaagctaATGCGGGCAAGAAGAAACTAGGTAAGTATTTAGAATGGCCTCGTTTTAGGATATATATCTGCTGCCATCCTGACACAGAATAGTGATGGAATATTTTGTTTCACTGATATAATTTGACAGGCACAAAGAAAAAGCAGCTTCATGTAGATAGGGCAGAGGACGAGTTTGCTGCCGGTGGCTATGATGATATGGATGATTATGACTTCATGTGAGTAGTTGGGTTGGTTTCCTCTTTCTATATGTACTATCACATAATGGTCTGAGGTGGATAAGAACCATCAATGTGGCAATTTCCTGTGCCCTACACAAGGCTCTTGAGGAAATGTAAAGACCCTTGTGCATTTATTTGAGTGGGTTTTGTTCTCACCTGTTTCCTATTTTGGTGGAAAATTTATGAACAAGTTTTGCAATTATTGTGTGTAGAACTGTATGCTGTTTTTGGTTAAAGAAATGTTATATTCGTTGTTTGTCATACAGAACTCTATTAAGGTTGGCATACGGACATATTTCCTTCCTTGGGGGCATGTTGGCATTGTCATTCAGTCCTAATTTACCTGTTGGTGAttacctttttgtttttttttcctgaACGAAGAATAAACTCCTTGGAAATAAACTTGGAAGTATGTAATCGAACATGCATTGCAATCATCTCGATACAAAAGGTTTACTCACTGATAGGCTCcactcgaaatttacaagaattagaaaaaaaattaaataggaaAAACTCatccctttgtttttgtcattcCTTTTATGGAATCCTCTGCTGCATGCTGCTCAAATTCCAGAACCAGCAATCTCCATTTGATTAGGACAAAGCTTTGTTCTATATCTTGCATCATAAGACAAATCCATAGTAGCTGTAAGTAATGGCTTCCACAACAAACATGTCAAAGGTACCTATTGCCAAGATTCCAAACATTATAAGCCAGAGGAGGAATTAAAACGTCATTGCCTCGTTACTTTGAGCTAATATAATGTGAATAACAAGAATGTATACATTACACGGCTAGCCTTCCCATTTCAGCTGTTAGATCACCACCCAATCCATGCTGCAGGTTTCCCAAAGAACTCTCCAATTGTTTGAAGGTGCCATAAACACCGTCAGGTGAGCCTTCAAGACTCTTAACTTCAACGTGCATCTTATCAACTAAGCAATGCATCTTGTTGGCACTCGACTTCATCTGAGAAATCTCCTGTGGTGGATAGACACAAGCTCCCAGCTCGTTCACCTCTTGACCCATCTCCCGACAGAAACTAAGAAGTTTCTCCAAGGAATCGGTGGATTCCTTGCTGCTAATTTTGAGGCTGGAGCTCTTGAGCAAGCCTGTGATAAAACGAATAAGCTCTTTAATGACAGCTAGTGTATCAGAAACCACACTGATGATCAATTGTGCAATTGCCATCTCCTCGTCCGAGAGGTCATCACCGATATCAGCTTCAGTTAAGTCACCCTCTTCATCAGATGTTGACTCGGCAGCCTTATTGGACACTCC of the Musa acuminata AAA Group cultivar baxijiao chromosome BXJ3-2, Cavendish_Baxijiao_AAA, whole genome shotgun sequence genome contains:
- the LOC103976073 gene encoding uncharacterized protein LOC103976073 isoform X1, whose translation is MGEDGCAKFVNEEDDFEPARPSLITNQPKSQWDDEDVEDEDIKESWEDEEVPVQAPKPEHVVETAAPKPGRKGTGKKEKVPEAKTSEIASEVLADPLAEKLRQQRLVEEADYKSTAELFARKGDEKSLDNFIPNSEDDFSEYAELLSHKIQPHEKSFHYIGFLKAIMRLSMTSLKAADAKEIASAVTAIANEKLKAEKEANAGKKKLGTKKKQLHVDRAEDEFAAGGYDDMDDYDFM
- the LOC103976073 gene encoding uncharacterized protein LOC103976073 isoform X2 produces the protein MADWEEDDFEPARPSLITNQPKSQWDDEDVEDEDIKESWEDEEVPVQAPKPEHVVETAAPKPGRKGTGKKEKVPEAKTSEIASEVLADPLAEKLRQQRLVEEADYKSTAELFARKGDEKSLDNFIPNSEDDFSEYAELLSHKIQPHEKSFHYIGFLKAIMRLSMTSLKAADAKEIASAVTAIANEKLKAEKEANAGKKKLGTKKKQLHVDRAEDEFAAGGYDDMDDYDFM